From one Staphylococcus kloosii genomic stretch:
- a CDS encoding ABC transporter ATP-binding protein, translating into MIKLIDINRYFKNGNEENHILKNINFHIKEGEFIAIMGPSGSGKSTLINILGFVDRGYEGEYLFNGENFKKSSDNHLAKIRNKTVGFVFQNFKLIQNNTILENVSIPLVYAGLNSQERKKRVIRTLNDVGLVDKENLVPNKLSGGQQQRVAIARAIINKPKFIIADEPTGALDSETSKDIIELFIKLNRDHKTTMILVTHDRKVADKADRIIHILDGRIQREEAVE; encoded by the coding sequence ATGATAAAACTTATAGATATTAATCGTTACTTTAAAAATGGTAATGAAGAAAATCATATTTTAAAAAATATTAATTTTCATATTAAAGAAGGCGAATTTATCGCGATTATGGGTCCATCAGGCTCAGGGAAGAGTACTCTGATTAATATTTTAGGCTTTGTAGATCGTGGTTACGAAGGTGAATATCTTTTTAATGGAGAGAATTTTAAAAAAAGCTCGGATAATCACTTGGCTAAAATAAGAAATAAAACTGTAGGCTTTGTATTCCAAAATTTCAAATTGATCCAAAATAATACTATTTTAGAAAATGTCAGTATTCCTTTAGTTTATGCTGGTTTAAATTCTCAAGAGCGTAAAAAAAGAGTAATACGTACACTTAATGATGTTGGATTAGTTGATAAGGAAAATCTAGTGCCTAATAAATTATCTGGAGGTCAACAACAACGCGTAGCAATAGCGCGTGCAATCATTAATAAACCGAAATTTATTATTGCCGATGAACCAACGGGAGCTTTAGACTCCGAAACCTCTAAAGATATAATTGAATTATTTATCAAGTTAAATCGAGACCACAAGACAACGATGATTTTAGTTACTCACGATCGCAAAGTTGCGGATAAAGCAGACCGTATTATTCACATTCTAGATGGTCGCATCCAAAGAGAAGAGGCGGTTGAATGA
- a CDS encoding ABC transporter permease — protein sequence MKNLANIIVTSIKAILKNKRRNIFTMIGIIIGISAVITIMSLGNGFKKTATDEFSKSGISKDSALITYFTESGEAVKKNPFSQQDIDIARQVDGITEAKIKIDDKQSFTVKATNINNSDEPTIDLSVAKKNKIEKTTEGKGFGAIDNNLKKKVVVVNDEIAHGTFEGNAIGQTLYIDGQGYKIVGIANDPLHPANVFMPSKTFDRYMNNLTQDYPALQLSLVEGVQKKDVARKVVDELNKNGTGIGAGKYNYEDNEKILKEITQIFDSITYFVAAVAGISLFIAGIGVMNVMYISVSERTEEIAIRRAFGAKGRDIEFQFLIESIILCVIGGLIGLSLGIAIAEIVAAVTPEYIQSVVSLTSVIIAVGVSTLIGIIFGWVPARSAANKELIDIIK from the coding sequence ATGAAAAATTTAGCTAATATTATTGTCACTTCAATTAAAGCAATTTTAAAAAATAAGCGACGTAATATTTTTACGATGATAGGTATTATTATCGGTATTTCGGCAGTAATTACTATCATGTCTTTAGGTAATGGTTTTAAAAAGACAGCCACTGATGAATTTTCAAAATCGGGTATCAGTAAAGATTCAGCGCTCATAACGTATTTTACAGAAAGTGGCGAAGCGGTGAAGAAAAACCCATTTAGCCAACAAGATATTGATATAGCACGACAAGTTGACGGTATCACTGAGGCAAAGATTAAAATAGATGATAAACAAAGTTTTACTGTAAAGGCGACAAATATTAATAATAGTGATGAACCTACTATAGATTTGAGTGTTGCAAAAAAGAATAAAATAGAAAAGACAACTGAAGGTAAAGGTTTTGGAGCAATAGATAATAACTTAAAGAAAAAAGTTGTCGTTGTGAATGATGAAATTGCTCACGGAACTTTTGAAGGGAATGCCATAGGCCAAACTTTATATATAGACGGGCAAGGATATAAAATTGTAGGCATTGCTAACGACCCTTTACACCCTGCCAATGTGTTTATGCCTTCAAAAACGTTTGATCGATATATGAATAATTTAACGCAAGATTATCCTGCTTTACAATTATCATTAGTAGAGGGTGTACAGAAAAAAGATGTCGCTAGGAAAGTTGTTGATGAATTAAATAAAAATGGTACAGGCATTGGGGCGGGTAAATATAACTATGAAGATAACGAAAAGATTCTAAAAGAAATTACGCAAATCTTTGATAGCATTACTTACTTTGTTGCTGCCGTAGCAGGTATTTCATTATTCATCGCAGGTATAGGTGTAATGAACGTAATGTATATCTCAGTTAGCGAACGTACAGAAGAAATTGCCATAAGACGTGCTTTTGGAGCCAAGGGACGAGATATAGAATTTCAATTCTTAATAGAAAGTATTATTTTGTGCGTTATTGGAGGCTTAATTGGCTTGAGCTTAGGCATCGCCATTGCTGAAATTGTAGCAGCAGTCACACCAGAATATATTCAGAGTGTCGTCAGTCTAACCTCTGTAATCATTGCGGTGGGTGTATCAACACTTATTGGTATTATATTTGGCTGGGTGCCGGCACGCTCTGCAGCCAACAAAGAGCTTATAGATATTATTAAATAA
- a CDS encoding efflux RND transporter periplasmic adaptor subunit, with protein sequence MINKFKRFVKSTKGKWLIVIALVSVLLIYFAVKKVNSFNSSNKEQGYDTYQVEKVSALKLQGKATPKLIKTYNNNSQIGTFISTRVTDGQKVKQGEPLINYNIYQNKRQQLVQKVDEAQKNVNDDYKNINKEPRNNELQKKLTQDQVALSEAQQQLNQHDRQVNDSIYAAFDGKIDIQNSGNLTDGQPILQLVSDEAQIKFKVSEFDLESIKKGDKVDIKVTNNGKKGKGEIKKIAELPKSYEHKVSEPLAASSDSEDKDAITPHENPVDSDPNGGNDAEVSKYTVIINNIDIPLRAGYSIEITVPLDAIKLPSSVLTKDNRVFVLTKDNKVEKREITIDKVNKEIFVKKGLKPGDKLIVDPKKSLNDGDKVEVAS encoded by the coding sequence ATGATCAATAAATTTAAAAGGTTTGTTAAATCTACAAAAGGTAAATGGTTAATAGTCATCGCGCTCGTTTCAGTATTGTTAATTTATTTTGCAGTCAAAAAGGTAAATTCATTTAATAGTAGTAATAAAGAACAAGGTTATGATACCTACCAAGTTGAAAAGGTAAGTGCGCTTAAATTACAAGGAAAAGCGACGCCAAAGTTAATAAAAACATATAACAACAATAGTCAGATTGGGACGTTTATTAGTACTCGAGTTACCGATGGGCAAAAGGTTAAACAAGGAGAACCGTTAATAAACTATAATATTTACCAAAATAAACGCCAACAGCTCGTACAAAAAGTCGATGAAGCTCAGAAAAATGTAAATGATGATTATAAAAATATTAATAAAGAACCACGTAACAATGAACTACAAAAGAAATTAACGCAAGACCAAGTAGCGTTAAGTGAGGCACAACAACAATTAAATCAACACGATAGACAAGTGAACGACAGTATTTATGCGGCTTTCGATGGCAAAATAGATATTCAAAATAGTGGGAATTTAACTGATGGGCAGCCGATACTTCAACTTGTTTCCGACGAAGCACAAATTAAGTTCAAAGTTTCCGAATTTGATTTAGAGTCGATTAAAAAAGGTGACAAAGTAGATATCAAAGTCACGAATAATGGTAAAAAGGGTAAAGGAGAAATTAAAAAGATAGCTGAATTGCCTAAGAGCTATGAACATAAAGTGAGTGAACCACTCGCTGCAAGTTCAGATAGTGAAGATAAAGATGCTATAACGCCACATGAAAATCCAGTAGATTCAGACCCGAACGGTGGAAATGATGCAGAGGTGTCCAAATATACAGTTATTATTAATAATATTGACATACCATTACGTGCTGGATATTCAATTGAAATAACAGTGCCATTAGATGCAATTAAATTACCGAGTTCGGTGTTAACGAAAGATAATCGTGTATTCGTGCTAACTAAGGATAACAAAGTAGAAAAACGAGAGATTACTATAGATAAAGTGAACAAAGAAATATTTGTTAAAAAAGGATTAAAACCGGGAGATAAGCTTATCGTGGATCCTAAGAAGTCTTTAAATGATGGAGACAAAGTTGAGGTGGCTTCATGA